The genomic region CAAGCAAGAAGATGGAACAGGTGGTTAGGATTGCGCGCATAGCAGATTTTAATAATTTATAGCTTTGTTCATCAGCAGCTTTCAAGATAACAGTTTCCTTATTCATTGTTTTCTATAGCGTGCTCACAGGCGCTAAATTATCGAATTTTTCATACATTCCTAGAAATCCAGTCAGTCCGCCGGTATGTATTGCTAATATTTTACCTCCGGCTTGTATTTTTCCTGTTTTGATTTGATCAAACAGCGCATACATCATCTTTCCGGTATAAGTGGGTTCGATCATAATTCCGGTAGTACTTACGAAGTCTTTCACGAATTGTAAGAGCTCGGGTTTCGTTTTCGCATATCCTCCGAAGTGGTATTCGCTATGTAATTTTAAGTTTTCTGTATCGATTCCCCATTTGCTAATATCATTTTTTATAAAATCTCCAGCTTTCAATACCGGTACGCAGTGCAATGTTGTACTGAGCGCCTTTTTGTTGATCGCTTGAAGGATGCCCGCTGCCGTTGTTCCGGTACCTGCTGCGACAAAGATATCTGTATAAGTATCAGCTAACTCTTCTATGATGCTCTCGCAACCTTCTACGCCCTCATCGCTTCGACCGCCTTCATCGATAAACAAGGCTTCGGTTTCCGTATAGTTTGCATTAAAAAGGGCTAGCTTGTCCTTATAAGAACTGCGTTCTACAAAATGTAGCGTCATGCCAAACAGCTTGCACAGGGCGAGTACGGGGTTGCTTATTTCCTCGCCGCGGACAAATGCGTGAGTTTTGATCTGAAACTGTGCCCCCGCTGCCGCAGTTGCCAAAAGGTGGTTCGACCAGGCACCACCAAAGGTAACAACAGTATTGATTTTTAGGGATTTTAATTTTGCTATATGAAGTTTTAGTTTTCGCCACTTATTGCCGGAAATAAACGGATGTATCATGTCGTCCCTTTTTATAAAGACTTCCACTTCATGTGCAGCAAAGAATGGATGTATGATTTGTTGAACTGGACTGTATATTGGAAAATTTAGCGGCATCCTGTAAAGTTAAGGATTAATCTATTTGAAGGATAAGTTAAGCTTAAAATTATGTAGCTTATGTACATCAGGTGAAAAATATTACTTTTGTGGCTATGACGGAAGATTTAGATTTAGAACAGGACGAACAAGAACTCTTCGAGCATTTACGCATCGTGGCCGACAAAGGGCAAGCGCCATTGCGTTTAGATAAATTCTTGATGAATCGGGTGGAGAATACTTCACGAAATCGTATTCAAAACGCGATCGATTCGGGTTCTGTTTTGGTGAATGAGAAGGTTGTCAAAGCGAGTTATAAGGTAAAGCCTTTGGATTTGATTACGGTCGTGCTTCCTGATCCACCCCGAGATACGGAAGTTTATCCGGAAGATATCCCATTGGACATTATTTATGAAGATGATGATGTGCTACTGGTTAATAAAGAGGCCGGTATGGTTGTGCATCCTGGCTTTAATAATTATTCAGGGACGCTGGTGAATGCGTTGACTTTTCATTTGAATCAGTTGCCGACTTTGCCCGGCAACACCGGTCGTCCGGGTCTGGTACATCGCATCGATAAAGACACTTCCGGTTTATTAGTTATTGCCAAAAATGAGTGGGCGATGACCTATTTGGCGAAGCAATTTTTTGA from Sphingobacterium sp. BN32 harbors:
- a CDS encoding RluA family pseudouridine synthase, translating into MTEDLDLEQDEQELFEHLRIVADKGQAPLRLDKFLMNRVENTSRNRIQNAIDSGSVLVNEKVVKASYKVKPLDLITVVLPDPPRDTEVYPEDIPLDIIYEDDDVLLVNKEAGMVVHPGFNNYSGTLVNALTFHLNQLPTLPGNTGRPGLVHRIDKDTSGLLVIAKNEWAMTYLAKQFFDHSIARKYVALVWGDLKEDGTVSGYIGRNMKDRRIMDMYDDPEKGKWSVTHYKVLKRLGYVTLIECQLETGRTHQIRAHMKSIGHPLFNDESYGGHKILKGTTFTKYKQFVENCFALLPRQALHAKSLGFEHPKSKQFLHFEVPIPEDFRLALEKWESYSTNTQD
- a CDS encoding 1-aminocyclopropane-1-carboxylate deaminase/D-cysteine desulfhydrase gives rise to the protein MPLNFPIYSPVQQIIHPFFAAHEVEVFIKRDDMIHPFISGNKWRKLKLHIAKLKSLKINTVVTFGGAWSNHLLATAAAGAQFQIKTHAFVRGEEISNPVLALCKLFGMTLHFVERSSYKDKLALFNANYTETEALFIDEGGRSDEGVEGCESIIEELADTYTDIFVAAGTGTTAAGILQAINKKALSTTLHCVPVLKAGDFIKNDISKWGIDTENLKLHSEYHFGGYAKTKPELLQFVKDFVSTTGIMIEPTYTGKMMYALFDQIKTGKIQAGGKILAIHTGGLTGFLGMYEKFDNLAPVSTL